A portion of the Streptomyces sp. YPW6 genome contains these proteins:
- a CDS encoding cobalt-precorrin-6A reductase: MPVPAAVHVLLLGGTTEARRLAEGLAGDRGVRVTTSLAGRVAAPRLPPGAVRVGGFGGPEGLAAWMREHDVHVLIDATHPFAAAMSRNAAEAAALAHVPLLALRRPGWVARDGDRWHSAGSLAEAAGLLPALGERVFLTTGRMGLAAFAGAGLDALWFLVRSVDAPEPPGPARMEVLLDRGPFSLDGEREIIRRHRIDVLVTKDSGGDATAPKLTAAREAGIPVVVVRRPPVPDGVPVAATPDEAVRWVARLRASG, from the coding sequence ATGCCTGTGCCTGCTGCCGTGCATGTTCTGCTCCTGGGGGGTACGACCGAGGCGCGCCGGCTCGCCGAGGGCCTGGCCGGTGACCGCGGCGTCCGGGTCACCACCTCGCTCGCCGGCCGCGTCGCCGCACCCCGGCTGCCGCCCGGCGCGGTCCGCGTCGGCGGGTTCGGCGGCCCCGAGGGGCTCGCGGCCTGGATGCGGGAACACGACGTGCACGTGCTCATCGATGCCACTCACCCCTTCGCCGCCGCCATGAGCCGGAACGCGGCCGAGGCCGCCGCCCTGGCCCATGTTCCCCTCCTCGCCCTCCGCCGGCCCGGCTGGGTCGCCCGGGACGGTGACCGCTGGCACTCCGCCGGATCGCTGGCCGAGGCCGCCGGACTGCTGCCCGCCCTCGGCGAGCGGGTCTTCCTCACCACCGGGCGGATGGGGCTCGCCGCCTTCGCGGGAGCGGGCCTCGACGCGCTGTGGTTCCTCGTACGGTCCGTCGACGCGCCAGAGCCGCCCGGCCCGGCCCGGATGGAGGTGCTCCTCGACCGGGGGCCGTTCTCCCTCGACGGGGAGCGGGAGATCATCCGGCGCCACCGCATCGACGTCCTCGTCACCAAGGACAGCGGCGGGGACGCCACCGCCCCCAAGCTCACCGCCGCCCGCGAGGCCGGCATCCCGGTCGTGGTCGTCCGGCGGCCACCGGTACCGGACGGGGTGCCGGTGGCCGCTACGCCCGACGAGGCCGTGCGCTGGGTGGCACGGCTCCGCGCCTCCGGCTAG
- a CDS encoding precorrin-2 C(20)-methyltransferase yields MSENTANGGGRLYGVGLGPGDPNLMTLRAVQAIGEADVIAYHSARHGRSIARSIAAAHLRPDHIEEALVYPVTTETTDHPGGYRGALEEFYEKAAARLAAHLDAGRTVAVLAEGDPMFYGSYMHMHKRLADRYATEVVPGVTSVSAAAARLGTPLVEGEEILTILPGTLPEEELTARLAATDTAVVMKLGRTFPAVRGAFEASGRLPEARYVERATMAGERTGELADIDPESVPYFSVAVLPSRVDAPRPAPSASGEVVVVGTGPAGPLWLTPETRGALAAADDVVGYTTYLARVPVRPGQARHGSDNKVESERAEFALDLARRGHRVAVVSGGDPGVFAMATAVLEAASQDAYADIPVRVLPGVTAANAAAARAGAPLGHDYATISLSDRLKPWEVIAERLRAAASADLVLALYNPGSRSRTWQVGQARDLLLEHRSPDTPVVLARDVGGPAESVRTVRLADVDPAEVDMRTLLIVGSSQTRWVERGGAGRGIVWTPRRYPETQSPRDR; encoded by the coding sequence GTGAGCGAGAACACCGCGAACGGCGGCGGCAGGCTCTACGGTGTCGGGCTCGGCCCCGGCGACCCGAACCTGATGACCCTGCGGGCCGTCCAGGCCATCGGCGAGGCGGACGTCATCGCCTACCACAGCGCCCGGCACGGCCGCTCGATCGCGCGGTCCATCGCCGCCGCGCACCTGCGGCCCGACCACATCGAGGAGGCCCTGGTCTACCCCGTCACGACGGAGACCACGGACCACCCGGGCGGCTACCGGGGCGCGTTGGAGGAGTTCTACGAGAAGGCCGCGGCCCGGCTCGCGGCCCATCTGGACGCGGGGCGCACGGTCGCGGTGCTCGCCGAGGGCGACCCGATGTTCTACGGCTCGTACATGCACATGCACAAGCGGCTGGCGGACCGGTACGCGACCGAGGTCGTCCCGGGTGTCACCTCCGTGAGTGCGGCCGCCGCCCGGCTCGGCACTCCCCTCGTCGAGGGGGAGGAGATCCTGACGATCCTGCCCGGCACGCTGCCGGAGGAGGAGCTGACGGCCCGTCTCGCCGCCACGGACACGGCGGTGGTGATGAAGCTGGGGCGGACGTTCCCGGCGGTGCGCGGGGCGTTCGAGGCGTCGGGCAGGCTGCCGGAGGCGCGGTACGTCGAGCGGGCCACGATGGCCGGGGAGCGCACGGGCGAACTGGCGGACATCGACCCGGAGTCGGTGCCGTACTTCTCGGTGGCGGTCCTGCCGAGCCGGGTCGACGCGCCGCGCCCCGCCCCCTCGGCCTCCGGAGAGGTGGTCGTGGTCGGCACCGGCCCGGCGGGCCCGCTGTGGCTGACGCCCGAGACGCGGGGCGCGCTGGCGGCGGCGGACGACGTCGTCGGCTACACCACCTACCTGGCGCGGGTGCCGGTCCGCCCCGGGCAGGCGCGGCACGGCTCGGACAACAAGGTGGAGTCGGAGCGGGCGGAGTTCGCACTGGACCTGGCCCGGCGCGGTCACCGGGTCGCGGTGGTCTCGGGCGGCGACCCCGGGGTCTTCGCGATGGCGACGGCGGTCCTGGAGGCCGCCTCGCAGGACGCCTACGCCGACATCCCCGTCCGCGTGCTGCCCGGCGTCACCGCCGCCAACGCCGCCGCCGCCCGCGCGGGTGCGCCGCTCGGCCACGACTACGCCACGATCTCCCTCTCGGACCGGCTCAAGCCGTGGGAGGTCATCGCGGAACGGCTGCGCGCGGCGGCCTCGGCGGACCTGGTGCTGGCGCTCTACAACCCGGGCTCCCGGTCCCGGACGTGGCAGGTCGGCCAGGCCCGCGACCTGCTCCTGGAACACCGCTCCCCGGACACCCCGGTCGTTCTGGCACGGGACGTGGGCGGGCCGGCGGAGTCCGTCCGCACGGTGCGGCTGGCCGACGTCGATCCGGCGGAGGTGGACATGCGGACGCTGCTGATCGTGGGCTCGTCGCAGACGCGGTGGGTGGAGCGGGGCGGGGCCGGCCGGGGCATCGTCTGGACACCGCGCCGCTACCCGGAGACGCAGAGCCCCCGGGACCGCTAG
- a CDS encoding precorrin-8X methylmutase: MHQYEKDGPAIYRQSFATIRAEADLAGLPADVSQVAVRMIHACGMVDLVSDLAFSPNAVADARAALRAGAPILCDVAMVASGVTRKRLPADNDVVCTLSDPSVPGLAARMGTTRSAAALELWRDRMEGAVVAVGNAPTALFRLLEMIEEGAPRPAAVIGVPVGFVGAMESKEALAEHPSGLEHLIIRGRRGGSAIAAAALNAIASEEE, translated from the coding sequence GTGCACCAGTACGAGAAGGACGGACCGGCGATCTACCGCCAGTCCTTCGCCACCATCCGCGCGGAGGCGGATCTCGCCGGGCTGCCCGCCGACGTCAGCCAGGTCGCCGTCCGGATGATCCACGCCTGCGGCATGGTCGACCTCGTATCGGACCTCGCCTTCTCGCCGAACGCCGTGGCCGACGCCCGTGCCGCTCTGCGCGCCGGCGCACCGATCCTCTGCGACGTGGCGATGGTCGCCAGCGGGGTCACCCGCAAGCGGCTGCCCGCGGACAACGACGTGGTGTGCACGCTGTCCGACCCGTCCGTGCCCGGACTGGCGGCGCGGATGGGGACGACGCGCAGCGCGGCGGCCCTGGAGCTGTGGCGGGACCGGATGGAGGGCGCGGTGGTCGCGGTCGGCAACGCCCCGACGGCGCTGTTCCGACTGCTGGAGATGATCGAGGAGGGCGCCCCGCGCCCCGCCGCCGTCATCGGGGTCCCGGTCGGCTTCGTCGGCGCCATGGAGTCCAAGGAGGCCCTGGCCGAGCACCCGTCGGGCCTGGAGCACCTGATCATCCGCGGGCGGCGCGGCGGCAGCGCGATAGCGGCGGCGGCGCTCAACGCCATCGCGAGCGAGGAAGAGTAG
- a CDS encoding cobalamin biosynthesis protein CobG, with product MLAAMPDSAPSPLSAGGPALRYSGDACPGALRLHRADDGALARIRVPGGVLNADRADALLAAADRFGDGELHLTSRGNVQLRGLDAACGGALAELLTAAGLLPSAAHERARNIVASPLAGLDGRPPVNGWSSELDGLVCGSAAAASLSGRFLFALDDGRGDVDALGADVTLIAAGDGCLLRIGAEDEVFRLPAGEGPRAALLAAETFLRAARDTGAWRVKDLPDDARTAVRGDVRAELVRTVGQAAGRALSLPRPRTATPPAPGPHGSANTISVDVPLGRLTPAQWRLLTGTARRHGDELRLTPWRGVVVPGPFGRPQDAAEVLGDLAATGLVTAPDSPWTGVGACIGRPGCAKSLSDVRAEAGAAVGPPGRLPVYWSGCERRCGHPHGEWIDVVVTPEGHRISHVRGERRDPRQTVRDDPAALAAAVAAARARSL from the coding sequence ATGCTCGCCGCCATGCCCGATTCCGCCCCCTCGCCCCTTTCCGCGGGCGGCCCAGCCCTCCGCTACAGCGGCGACGCCTGCCCGGGGGCGCTGCGGCTGCACCGGGCCGACGACGGTGCGCTGGCCCGGATCCGGGTGCCCGGCGGCGTGCTGAACGCGGACCGGGCGGACGCTCTGCTCGCGGCGGCCGACCGGTTCGGGGACGGTGAACTGCATCTCACCTCGCGGGGCAACGTCCAGTTGCGCGGCCTCGACGCGGCGTGCGGCGGCGCTCTCGCCGAGCTGCTCACCGCGGCCGGGCTGCTGCCGTCCGCCGCACACGAGCGGGCCCGCAACATCGTGGCCTCGCCGCTCGCCGGGCTGGACGGCCGGCCCCCGGTCAACGGCTGGTCGTCCGAACTGGACGGCCTGGTCTGCGGATCGGCCGCCGCCGCCTCGCTCTCCGGCCGCTTCCTGTTCGCCCTGGACGACGGCCGCGGTGACGTGGACGCGCTGGGTGCGGACGTGACCCTGATCGCGGCGGGCGACGGCTGCCTCCTGCGGATCGGGGCCGAGGACGAGGTGTTCCGGCTGCCGGCCGGGGAAGGCCCGCGCGCCGCGCTCCTGGCCGCCGAGACGTTCCTGCGGGCCGCCCGGGACACCGGCGCGTGGCGCGTGAAGGACCTGCCCGACGACGCCCGGACCGCAGTACGCGGCGACGTACGGGCCGAGCTGGTCCGGACCGTCGGGCAAGCGGCCGGTCGCGCCCTCTCCCTCCCCCGCCCCCGTACGGCGACGCCGCCCGCGCCGGGCCCGCACGGCTCCGCGAACACGATCAGCGTCGACGTCCCCCTGGGGCGGCTCACCCCCGCACAGTGGCGGCTGCTCACCGGAACGGCCCGCCGGCACGGCGACGAGCTGCGGCTCACCCCGTGGCGCGGGGTCGTCGTGCCGGGGCCGTTCGGGCGCCCGCAGGACGCTGCGGAGGTGCTCGGCGACCTGGCGGCGACCGGACTGGTCACCGCCCCCGACTCCCCCTGGACCGGGGTCGGCGCGTGCATCGGCCGCCCGGGCTGCGCCAAGTCGCTGTCCGACGTCCGGGCCGAAGCGGGGGCCGCTGTCGGACCGCCCGGGCGGCTCCCTGTGTACTGGTCCGGGTGCGAACGCCGCTGCGGCCACCCCCACGGGGAGTGGATCGACGTGGTGGTCACCCCCGAAGGGCACCGGATCTCGCACGTACGCGGAGAGCGGCGGGACCCCCGGCAGACGGTCCGGGACGACCCGGCCGCGCTGGCGGCGGCGGTGGCCGCGGCCCGCGCCCGATCCCTCTGA
- the cobN gene encoding cobaltochelatase subunit CobN gives MILLLSTSDTDLLSARASGGPVSYRYANPSRVDLDGLPGLLDGVDLVVVRLLGGVRAWQEGLDAVLATGRPVVVLTGEQAPDAQLMAASTVPIGIAAEAHAYLAHGGPANLEQLARFLSDTVLLTGHGFEPPAPAPAWGPLEREARAVPEGAPTVAVLYYRAHHMSGNTAFVDALCTAVEDAGGRPLPLYVASLRTPETDLIDQLRAADAIVTTVLAAGGTKPAEASAGGDDESWDAGALTQLDVPILQALCLTSPRTAWEENDEGVSPLDAATQIAVPEFDGRLITVPFSFKEIDEDGLPAYVPDAERAARVAGIAVRHAKLRNIPNAQKRIALVLSAYPTKHSRIGNAVGLDTPASAVALLRRLRAEGYDFGPEEDIPGLVSGEGDELIYALIDAGGHDQEWLTEEQLAKNPVRIPAADYRRWFAELPQELRESVEEHWGPAPGEMFVDRSANPEGDIVLAALRRGNLLILIQPPRGFGENPIAIYHDPDLPPSHHYLAAYRWIAASAEDNGFGADAMIHLGKHGNLEWLPGKNAGLSAACGPDAALGDLPLVYPFLVNDPGEGTQAKRRVHATLIDHLVPPMARADSYGDIARLEQLLDEHAQIAAMDPAKLPAIRAQIWTLIQAAKLDHDLGVEDRPEDEGFDDFIMHLDGWLCEIKDVQIRDGLHVLGNPPAGNDRVNLVLAVLRARQIWGGTASLPGLREALGLDESAATRTDADAIEEQARALVQAMDDADWDPAAVATVAAGLPDAVADILTFAATEVVPRMAATTDELSHAVHALNGGFVPAGPSGSPLRGLVNVLPTGRNFYSVDPKAVPSKLAWETGQALADSLLTRYRTDNGDWPTSVGLSLWGTSAMRTAGDDIAEAFALLGIRPVWDDASRRVTGLEPIPYEELGRPRIDVTLRISGFFRDAFPHTVGLLDDAVRLAASLDEPAERNYVRAHTQADLAEHGDERRATTRIFGSRPGTYGAGLLQLIDSRDWRTDADLAEVYTVWGGYAYGRELDGRPARAEMESAYQRIEVAAKNTDTREHDIADSDDYFQYHGGMVATVRALKGTAPEAYIGDSTRPETVRTRTLVEETSRVFRARVVNPKWIEAMRRHGYKGAFELAATVDYLFGYDATTGVVADWMYDKLTQTYVLDPENQQFLREANPWALHGIAERLLEAESRGMWAKPDPAVLEALRQVYLETEGNLEGED, from the coding sequence ATGATCCTGCTCCTGTCGACGTCCGACACCGACCTCCTGAGCGCCCGCGCTTCCGGGGGACCCGTCAGCTACCGGTACGCCAACCCCTCCCGCGTCGACCTCGACGGACTGCCGGGGCTGCTGGACGGGGTGGATCTCGTCGTCGTCCGGCTGCTCGGCGGCGTACGGGCCTGGCAGGAGGGGCTCGACGCGGTGCTGGCCACCGGCCGCCCGGTCGTCGTGCTGACCGGTGAGCAGGCCCCCGACGCCCAGCTGATGGCCGCCTCCACCGTGCCGATCGGCATCGCGGCCGAGGCGCACGCCTACCTCGCGCACGGCGGCCCCGCCAACCTGGAGCAGCTGGCCCGGTTCCTCTCCGACACCGTGCTGCTGACCGGCCACGGCTTCGAGCCGCCCGCCCCGGCCCCCGCGTGGGGCCCGCTGGAACGGGAGGCCCGCGCGGTGCCCGAGGGCGCGCCGACCGTCGCCGTCCTCTACTACCGAGCCCACCACATGAGCGGGAACACCGCGTTCGTGGACGCGCTGTGCACGGCCGTCGAGGACGCCGGAGGCCGCCCGCTGCCGCTGTACGTCGCGTCTCTCCGTACGCCGGAGACGGACCTCATCGACCAGCTCCGCGCCGCGGACGCCATCGTCACCACCGTCCTCGCGGCGGGTGGCACCAAGCCGGCCGAGGCATCGGCCGGCGGCGACGACGAGTCGTGGGACGCGGGCGCGCTGACCCAGCTCGACGTGCCGATCCTCCAGGCGCTCTGCCTCACCAGCCCGCGCACCGCCTGGGAGGAGAACGACGAGGGCGTCTCCCCGCTGGACGCGGCCACCCAGATCGCGGTCCCGGAATTCGACGGCCGGCTGATCACCGTCCCCTTCTCCTTCAAGGAGATCGACGAGGACGGGCTCCCGGCGTACGTCCCCGACGCCGAGCGCGCGGCCCGGGTCGCCGGCATCGCCGTACGCCACGCGAAGCTCCGCAACATCCCCAACGCCCAGAAGCGCATCGCGCTGGTCCTCTCCGCCTACCCGACGAAGCATTCCCGCATCGGCAACGCCGTCGGCCTCGACACCCCCGCCAGCGCCGTGGCCCTGCTGCGCCGACTGCGCGCCGAGGGCTACGACTTCGGCCCCGAGGAGGACATCCCGGGCCTGGTCTCCGGCGAGGGAGACGAGCTGATCTACGCGCTGATCGACGCGGGCGGCCACGACCAGGAGTGGCTCACCGAGGAGCAGTTGGCGAAGAACCCGGTCCGGATCCCGGCCGCCGACTACCGCCGCTGGTTCGCCGAACTCCCGCAGGAGCTGCGGGAGTCGGTGGAGGAGCACTGGGGCCCGGCCCCCGGTGAGATGTTCGTGGACCGCTCGGCCAACCCGGAGGGCGACATCGTCCTCGCGGCCCTGCGGCGCGGGAACCTGCTCATCCTCATCCAGCCGCCGCGCGGCTTCGGCGAGAACCCGATCGCGATCTACCACGACCCCGATCTCCCGCCGTCCCACCACTACCTGGCCGCGTACCGCTGGATCGCCGCCTCCGCCGAGGACAACGGGTTCGGCGCGGACGCGATGATCCACCTGGGCAAGCACGGCAACCTGGAGTGGCTGCCCGGCAAGAACGCGGGCCTCTCCGCCGCCTGCGGCCCCGACGCGGCCCTGGGCGACCTCCCGCTCGTCTACCCGTTCCTGGTGAACGACCCGGGCGAGGGGACGCAGGCCAAGCGCCGCGTCCACGCCACGCTCATCGACCACCTGGTGCCCCCGATGGCCCGCGCCGACAGCTACGGCGACATCGCGCGCCTGGAGCAGCTCCTCGACGAGCACGCGCAGATCGCCGCGATGGACCCGGCGAAGCTGCCCGCGATCCGCGCCCAGATCTGGACGCTGATCCAGGCCGCGAAGCTCGACCACGACCTCGGGGTGGAGGACCGCCCGGAGGACGAGGGCTTCGACGACTTCATCATGCATCTGGACGGCTGGCTCTGCGAGATCAAGGACGTCCAGATCCGCGACGGCCTGCACGTCCTGGGCAACCCCCCGGCCGGGAACGACCGGGTCAACCTGGTCCTCGCCGTGCTCCGCGCCCGCCAGATCTGGGGCGGTACGGCCTCCCTCCCCGGCCTCCGCGAGGCCCTGGGCCTCGACGAGTCGGCGGCCACCCGCACGGACGCGGACGCGATCGAGGAGCAGGCGCGCGCCCTGGTCCAGGCGATGGACGACGCGGACTGGGACCCGGCGGCGGTGGCGACCGTGGCGGCGGGCCTCCCCGACGCCGTGGCGGACATCCTCACCTTCGCGGCCACCGAGGTCGTCCCGCGCATGGCGGCGACGACCGACGAACTCAGCCACGCCGTCCACGCGTTGAACGGCGGGTTCGTCCCGGCGGGCCCGTCCGGCTCCCCGCTCCGCGGCCTGGTCAACGTCCTCCCCACCGGCCGCAACTTCTACTCGGTCGACCCGAAGGCGGTCCCCTCCAAGCTGGCGTGGGAGACGGGCCAGGCCCTGGCCGACTCCCTCCTGACCCGCTACCGCACCGACAACGGCGACTGGCCCACCTCGGTCGGCCTCTCCCTGTGGGGCACCAGCGCGATGCGCACGGCGGGCGACGACATCGCGGAGGCGTTCGCGCTGCTCGGCATCCGCCCCGTCTGGGACGACGCCTCGCGCCGGGTGACCGGCCTGGAGCCCATCCCGTACGAGGAGCTGGGCCGCCCCCGCATCGACGTCACGCTCCGCATCTCGGGCTTCTTCCGTGACGCGTTCCCGCACACGGTGGGCCTCCTCGACGACGCCGTACGCCTGGCCGCCTCGCTGGACGAACCGGCCGAGCGCAACTACGTACGGGCGCACACGCAGGCCGATCTCGCCGAGCACGGCGACGAACGGCGGGCCACCACCCGCATCTTCGGCTCCCGCCCCGGCACGTACGGCGCGGGCCTCCTCCAGCTCATCGACTCCCGGGACTGGCGCACCGACGCCGACCTCGCCGAGGTCTACACGGTCTGGGGCGGTTACGCCTACGGCCGCGAGCTCGACGGCCGCCCGGCCCGCGCCGAGATGGAGAGCGCCTACCAGCGCATCGAGGTCGCCGCGAAGAACACCGACACCCGCGAGCACGACATCGCGGACTCCGACGACTACTTCCAGTACCACGGCGGCATGGTGGCGACCGTGCGCGCGCTCAAGGGCACGGCCCCGGAGGCGTACATCGGGGACTCCACCCGCCCCGAGACCGTCCGCACGCGCACCCTGGTCGAGGAGACGTCGCGCGTCTTCCGCGCCCGGGTCGTCAACCCGAAGTGGATCGAGGCGATGCGCCGCCACGGCTACAAGGGCGCGTTCGAGCTGGCCGCCACCGTCGACTACCTCTTCGGCTACGACGCCACGACCGGCGTCGTCGCCGACTGGATGTACGACAAGCTCACCCAGACCTACGTCCTGGACCCGGAGAACCAGCAGTTCCTCCGGGAGGCCAACCCCTGGGCCCTGCACGGCATCGCGGAACGCCTGCTGGAGGCCGAGTCCCGCGGTATGTGGGCCAAGCCGGACCCGGCGGTCCTGGAAGCGCTGCGCCAGGTGTACCTGGAGACGGAGGGCAACCTGGAGGGCGAGGACTGA